In Desulfovibrio sp. UCD-KL4C, a single genomic region encodes these proteins:
- the dnaB gene encoding replicative DNA helicase — translation MQNQKQNRRKPNSSYNSDGASSDAPSDLLRKVPPHNLEAEQAVLGGVFLSNNIFNDLVDIVHSEDFYSPAHLEIFQAFEALYAKNAPIDIVTVNEYLTSCGKIDTVGGPVYLADLANSVISSANALHHAEIVAEKKIQRSLIDAAALIISDSFEAQDVKSLLDHSEQAIFEITDAKKTTTIKNSKELIKEVFQELEHRVEQKSLVTGIPTTYTKFDEMTAGLQNSELIIIAGRPSMGKTAFALNVAMRAALHSGVPTAVFSLEMAMGQLMTRMLACHGKVDLARLRTGQLDDEDWAKLYEAAQDLTEAPIFIDDTPALSTMELRARCRRLKSQHNLGLVMVDYLQLMRSSARTDSREQEISDISRSLKALAKELKIPVIALSQLNRKVEERTDKRPMMSDLRESGAIEQDADIILFLYREDFYNKKEDKPITNKAEVIIGKQRNGPTGIVELAFFGNYTAFENLAAEPYPSEYSDE, via the coding sequence CTGCAGAACCAGAAGCAGAACAGGCGTAAGCCTAACTCAAGTTACAATTCAGACGGAGCATCTTCAGATGCTCCGTCTGACCTTCTAAGGAAAGTACCCCCTCACAACCTTGAAGCTGAACAGGCTGTGCTGGGCGGAGTTTTTTTAAGTAACAACATATTCAACGACCTCGTCGATATAGTCCATTCTGAGGATTTCTATTCCCCTGCTCATCTCGAAATATTTCAGGCTTTTGAAGCTCTTTACGCTAAAAATGCACCAATAGATATCGTTACTGTAAACGAATACCTTACCAGTTGCGGAAAAATTGATACTGTCGGCGGTCCTGTATATCTAGCAGACCTTGCCAACTCCGTAATTAGTTCTGCGAATGCACTTCATCACGCCGAAATTGTAGCTGAGAAAAAGATCCAGCGCAGTTTGATTGATGCTGCCGCCCTAATTATCTCTGATAGTTTTGAAGCTCAGGACGTTAAATCATTACTTGATCACTCTGAACAAGCAATCTTTGAAATTACTGATGCCAAAAAAACCACTACAATTAAAAACAGTAAAGAACTTATTAAAGAAGTCTTTCAAGAACTGGAACATCGAGTAGAACAAAAATCACTCGTAACAGGGATCCCGACTACATACACAAAATTTGATGAAATGACGGCTGGGCTTCAAAACTCAGAACTCATTATTATTGCAGGTCGCCCAAGTATGGGTAAAACTGCTTTTGCTCTGAACGTTGCCATGCGCGCAGCTCTTCATAGCGGCGTTCCTACCGCTGTATTCTCCCTTGAAATGGCTATGGGGCAGTTGATGACAAGAATGCTCGCTTGTCATGGTAAAGTTGATCTTGCCCGGTTAAGAACTGGTCAGCTTGACGATGAAGACTGGGCAAAACTTTATGAAGCAGCTCAAGACTTGACAGAAGCGCCTATTTTTATTGATGATACTCCAGCTCTTTCCACTATGGAATTAAGAGCTAGATGCAGAAGATTAAAATCGCAACATAACCTTGGCTTGGTAATGGTTGACTACCTCCAGCTTATGCGTTCCAGTGCACGCACAGACTCACGTGAACAAGAAATTTCCGATATTTCACGTTCATTAAAAGCATTAGCAAAAGAATTAAAAATACCGGTAATCGCACTTTCTCAGTTAAACCGTAAGGTTGAAGAACGTACTGACAAACGACCTATGATGTCTGACCTTCGTGAGTCTGGGGCAATTGAACAGGATGCTGATATTATTTTATTCCTCTACCGTGAAGATTTTTACAACAAAAAAGAAGACAAACCTATTACAAATAAAGCCGAAGTTATTATTGGTAAACAGCGAAACGGTCCGACCGGAATTGTTGAATTAGCCTTTTTCGGCAACTATACTGCCTTTGAAAATCTTGCAGCCGAGCCTTACCCGTCTGAGTATAGCGATGAATAA